TTTAGTTCGTCTATTTTGCTTTTTATATCTCCATCAAATTTAGATACTACGACTTTTGTGCCGTTTATATCTTTTATGTCTAAATCTTTTGTGTTTGAAGCGTTTTTTAGATCGTTTTGAAGAGTTTTTATCTCATCTTTTAGCTTTTTTATAGCAAGTAATGGATCTGCACCTTTTAAGCTATCTTTTATATCGTTTATCTCTTTTCTAAACTCTTTTGATAGCTCAAGCGCCGCTTTAGAGCAAACCGCTTCTATACGCCTTACTCCAGCGCTTACTCCACTTTCACGGACGATAAAAAAACTTCCTATTTCATTTAAATTTTCTACATGAGTGCCACCGCAAAGCTCTTTTGATGGACCAAGTGTTAAGACTCTGACTTTGTCTGCGTATTTTTCGCCAAACAGAGCTATAGCTCCGCTTTTTTTAGCTTCTTCTATATCCATTATTTCTGTTTTTGCTTTAGCTCCTTTTAAGATCGCTTCATTTACAAAATTCTCAATTTTTTCTAATTCATCTTTTGAGAGTGGCTTTGGATGAGTAAAGTCAAATCTAAGCTTATTAGCTTCTACGCTACTTCCAGCTTGAGCTATATGTGGCCCAAGAATGCTTCTAAGCGCTGCGTGGAGCAAATGAGTGGCTGAGTGGTGACGGCGAATTTCTAGCCTATTAAGGCTAACTTCACAAGGCAAGATATCGCCTATTTTTATGCTATTTTTTGCCTCTATGGTGCTTAAATTTAATCCAAAATATTTTTTGGTATCAAGGACTTGATTTCCACCTAAAAGCCCAGTATCACCGCACTGACCGCCACTTTGAGCATAAAATGGAGTAGAATCAAGCATAACATATCCAATTTCGCCGTTTTTTAGCTCATCTACCATTTTAAACTCACTATTTAAAAGCGCTAAAACCTTGCTACTACTTTTTAGATTTTCATATCCGATAAATTTATTCTCGCCAAATTTCTCAAGTAAAGCTTTAAAATCCCCACTCTCTTTAGCAGTATCTCCGCTTCCTTTCCAGCTAGCTTTTGCCCTTGCTTTTTGTTCGCTCATCAATTTATTAAATTTAGTCTCATCTACGCTAAGCCCTTTTTCTCTTAGCATATCAGCTGTTAGATCAAGTGGAAATCCGTAAGTATCATATAATTTAAATGCTACTTCGCCGCTAAACACTTTGCTAGTTGTCTTTGCTAGCTCCTCGTTAAATAAATCAAGTCCAGCTGAAATAGTGGCTAAAAATCTCTCTTCTTCGAGTTTTATGAGCTCTTTGACATACTCTTTTTTCTCTTTTAAATACTCATAATGTTCGCCCATTAGCTCTACTACTTTATCTACTAATCTATACATAAATGGCTCTTTTATCCCAAGTAAGTATCCGTGGCGAACGGCTCTTCTTAATATTCTTCTTAGGACATATCCGCGTCCTTCTTTGTCAAAATTTACCCCTTGAGCTAGTAAAAATGTAGTTGATCGAATATGATCGCTTATAACTCTAAAACTAGCCCCACTCTCATACTCATATTTTAAATTTGAAATTCTTGCTACTTCATTAATCAAAGGCATAAAAAGTGAGCTGTCATAGTTGCTAAATTTACCCTCTTTTATAGCAGTTACTCTCTCTAGCCCCATTCCAGTATCGATTGAAGGCTTTGGAAGTGGAGTCATACTTCCATCACTACTTCTTTCAAACTGCATAAATACAAGGTTCCAAATTTCTAAAAATCTATCTCCATCGCCACCCATACAATCTTCATCGCTATTAAAATGCTCACTTCCTTGATCGTAAAATATCTCGCTACAAGGGCCACAAGGTCCAGTATCGCCCATAGCCCAGAAGTTATCTTTATCTCCAAATTTATAAATTCTATCTTTTTCTATATGCTTTTGCCAAATTTCATATGCTTCTTCATCATTTTCATGGACGGTTACATATAATCTATCTTTTGGCAGTTTTAAAATTTCAGTTACAAACTCCCACGCGTAAGCTATGGCCTCTTTTTTAAAATACTCGCCAAAGCTGAAATTTCCTAGCATCTCAAAAAATGTATGATGCCTAGCAGTGTAGCCGACATTATCTAAGTCATTGTGTTTGCCACCGGCTCTAATGCAGGTTTGACAGCTAGTGCGAATCGGTGGAGTAGGGCGAGGCACATCGCCTGTAAAAATGCTTTTAAAAGGCACCATTCCAGCATTTGTAAATAGCAGCGTAGCATCATCAGGGACTAGCGGTGCTGATGGTATTATCTCATGACCTTTGCTTTTAAAAAAATCCAAATACTCTTTTCTAATATCCATAATTAATTTCCTAAATTCAAAAATAGTTTTAATTTTAGCACAAATAAGTTAAAAACAAAATTTAAGCGATTATTGCGATATATTGATATTTATATGATAAAATCAAAATAAAAAAGGATTTATATGAAAAAAGCAGTTATTTTGCTAAATATGGGCGGAGCAGACGATCTATCTCAAGTTGAGATATTTTTAAAAAATATGTTTAACGATCCATATATTTTGACTATAAAAAATTCAAAAATAAGAAGTATTTTGGCGTGGTTTATTACAAAGATGAGATTAAAAAGCGCTACTAGCAACTATGTGATGCTTGGTGGAAAATCCCCTATAGGCGATATAACTAGATCATTAGTTGGCAAATTAAATCAAAAAATTAAAGGTGGCGAGATCAAATTTGATTATGCTATGAATTATACCCCACCTTTTGCAAATGATACGCTCAAAAAATATATAAATTTTGATGAAATAGTACTATTTCCGCTGTATCCTCAGCACTCTTCTACGACGATCACTTCAAGTCTTGACGTGGCTAAAAAAGCTATAAGCGATCTTGGCATAAAGGCTAATATCAAAATAGTTGATTATTTTTACAAAGATGAAAATTATAATGACATCATAGTAAATAATATTAAAAATAAGATTTTAAATTTAGATACTAAAGATATTGATTTGATATTTTCATCTCACTCTTTGCCTAAAAAAATCATAGATAGCGGAGATTTATACGAAAAGCATACAAAAGAACATGTTCAAATTTTAGCAGATATGTTAAACAAAGTCGGAATTAAATTTAAAAGCATATCTTTAGCATATCAATCAAGACTTGGACCAGTAGAGTGGCTAGGTCCAAATTTAAATGAAGTTTTGCCTAAACTTGATAGTAAAAAAGCACTTATTTATCCGATCAGTTTTTGTATAGATAACTCAGAGACCGATTTTGAGCTTAGTATTGAGTATAGACATGTGGCAGATAAAAATAGATTTGAGTATTACGAAGTGGTAAAAGCACCAAATGATAGCGATGAATTTGTAAATTTTATAGCCAAAAAAGTTAGTCTAATATAATCCTAGTATCTGGCTCGTCTTCTTTTTGGGATTTTTTGATAGTAGGCGTAGGAAACAGATATCCATTTTCTATCATTAGCTCTACTGTGTTTTTAAATATAGGTAATGCACTCCATGAAGCAAAATAATACGGATAGGGCTTCATAGGCTCTCTTACTAAAACGCCTATAGTATAGCTGTTTCCTTTAGAGTCATTTACAAAACCAAAAAAGCTTGCGTTGTATCTTTTGTCACTATACCCACCGACTGTAGCTATGTGAGCAGTTCCTGTTTTTCCGCCTATACTAAGTCCGTCTATCCTAGCTTTTCTAGCTGTTCCTTTGTCGCTTTCGACTACTTTGATAAGGATTCTTTTCATAGTTTTTGCGACTTCTATAGGAAGAACTGTTTTTATCTCTTGTTCTTCTATCTTATATGCTTTAGCGTATTTTTCTAAATGGCTTGCGATCCTTGGAGTTATCATAACGCCGTTATTATTTATGGTGTTGTACGCATTTAAAAGCTGCATAAATGTCGCTTGCAGACCATATCCATAACTTAAAGTAGCACGGTAAGTTTTGTTTCTTAGCTCAGTTATAGATGGTAAAAGTCCGACTTGCTCATAGCTTAAGTCTATGCCTGTTTTTTTTGAAAATCCAAAGTCTAAAAGACCATTGTAAAGATCCACTGCACTAAGGCGCTCTACTATTTGTATCATTCCTATATTTGATGATTCTACGATGATATCTTCAGCACTTAAAAATGCGTTTTTGTGGCTATCTGTTATTATCCTTTGACCTAGTTTATATTTACCTTCATAAGTGTTTATGATCTCCAAAGGATTTACTTTATTTTCTTTTAGTAATAAAGAAAATATAAAAGGCTTCATGACAGATCCGACTTCATAAGCATACTCGCTAGATGATGAATTTAGCGCTTCATAATCATTTCTGGTTATATTTGAAGGGTTGTATCTTTCAGTTGATGCTAGTGATAGAATTTTACCAGTTTTACTATCCATAATACCTACTATAACTTCTTTTGCTAAGAGATCGTTTGCTCTTTCATTTATCATTTTTTCGATGATTTTTTGAAGTTTAAGAGATATATTTAAAACTACATTATAGCCATCGATTCTCTTAGATAGATCAGCGTCACCTGATAAAATTATAGTATTTGCAAGATCTCTTGGACCTTTTATAAGAGCGTCTTGAGTAGAAGATAATAAATTTTCATATACTTTTTCTATACCTTTTACGCCCTCTACTTTTGTTATCCCGTCTTTTTCTACTTTTTTTATATATCCAATAGATGGCGTAAAGGTATCTTCTGCCATATAAATTCTCTTTTCGCCACTTTCTACTATACTCATACCCTGAGTCGTTACAATCCCTGTTTTTGGATCTTCATAAGGTATGAAAACTTTTTTTCTATATAATTTTCTAGATAGCTCTTTAAGATACGCCGCGCCTTTGGCATCTATCTCATAAGACAAAGTTACTGTGCCTTTTTTGTTTAAAATTTTTCTTATTTTTTTTGGATCATCGCCACTATAAAGAGTGTAAAGTTTTATAAAAAGCTCTTTTTTGTTTGGATCTATGTTCCTAGTATCTAGCATAGCTTTATATAGTTTTTGGCTACTTGCTATGTTAAATCCGTCTTGCGTGATGATAGAGCCCCTTAAAGCACTGTCAAAATCACTGCTTTGGAGTTTTGGTAGATGACGATCAAATAAGGCTCTATAAAATATAACTATGAGAAATAGGGTTATTCCAAAAATAATAAAACCAAAAAGTACATATACTTTTCCTTGGCTGTGGTGTTCATTCATTATTATAGTTGAGTTCTTGAAATTTCTTTATATGCACTTATGGCTTTATTGCGAATTTCTAGCATAAGTTTCATGCTAGTTTCAGCTTTTCCTATGGCGATCGCTGCTTGGTGCAAGTCTTTGACTTCGCCTGTTGCTAGCTCAGCTACTGCTTTATCGGCTTTTACTTGAGTATCGTTTAGATCACTTAGAGCCTTATTTAACATATCAGAAAATCCGCTTTTAGAACCATTTTGTTCTGTTTTTTTAGCTTGACTCTGTTCGTTTAAATTTGATATTTCAGAAATATTCATAATCATCTACCTTTTTATTTTAACATATCTATAGCACTATTTGCGATAGTTTTTGCGCTTTGAAATGCAGACACGTTTGCTTGATAAGCTCTTGTTGCTTCTATTAAATCGGCCATCTCAATAACTGGATTAATATTTGGAAGCATTATATATCCTTTTGCATCAGCGTCTGGATGGTTTGGATCAAATTTGAGTTTGAAATCCTTATCATCGCGTACGACTTTATCTACTATAACGCTCATCAAAGCTGGTTTTGGAAAATCAGGAGCGTCTGGATCGTCCAAAGGATTTTCATTCTTCAAAAAGTCATTTTTAGAATTTATAGTGCTATTTAGTTGTTTATCAAAATCAATAGCTTTAAAAATAACTTCTCTTCTTCGATACGGACCGCCCTCGGCAGTTCTAGTTGTGTTAGCGTTTGCGATGTTTGAGCTTATAACATTCATACGAAAACGTTGAGCGCTAAGTCCATAACCGCTTATGTCAAAATCACTTAAGTATGCCATCATCTATCCTTAAATTTTACTACTTGAATCTATTACGCTCTTAAATATCTCGCCTTGTTTTTTACTAGCGTAGTCTATGGCTTGAACCATTATAGCGTTTTTACTAAGCTCTGTTGTTTCTACGTCCAAATCTACGGTGTTTGCATCATTTCTTGCTGTGTGGCCATCTCTTAGATAGATAGTTGGTAGATTACTAGCAGGAAAGTCGATGTTTCCAAAATGCCTTGGATCTGTAGTCGCCATCTTAAATACGCCATAATCCCCATTTTTTCCATAGATCTCATTTTTTTTGGCTATAAGAGCTGACTCAAAATCAACGTCTTTTGATTTATAATATGGAGTGTCTATATTTGCTATATTGCTTGAAATGATTTGCTGACGTAAAACTCTGCCTTCAAGAGCAGCTGCTACTAAAGGTCTTGATTTGCTTGTTTGAAAGCCTGCAAACATCTTTTCTCCTTATAAATTTATAATTAAAAATAAGCAAATTTTGTTCCTAAATCTATGAAACCAACTCACTAAATTTATAAAATCCACAAAATTTATCTTTTTTCATGTCTAAAATATTTAAAAATTCATCTCTATTTAAATTTAATGCACCCATAAATTTAAGATGAGGATTCATAACTTGAGCATCAATGATAAAATCAAATTTATCCAAAGCTTTACAAAGAGCTATCAGAGCCACTTTTGATGCGTTTGCTTTTATGCTTATCATACTTTCCCCGCAAAAGATCTTACCTAAAATGAGACCATAAAGCCCACCGACAAGTTCGTCATTTTCATAAACTTCTACACTATGAGCAAAGCCTAAATTATGTAAATTTGTATAAGCAGCGATGATTTTGTCGCTTATCCAAGTAGGCTCGTTTCTTGCATTTTTACAAAGATTTATAAGCCCTGTAAAATCGCTGTCAAATTTAACTTTATATCTTTTAAAAAATGGTTTTATGCTTTTTTGAACTCTCACATCTTTTGGGTATAAAACAGCTCTAGGATCAGGCGACCACCAAAGTATCTCTTGGCCATCCATAAACCACGGAAAAATACCTTTTTTATAAGCCTCAAGCAGAGCTTGGCTACTAAGATCGCCACCATAGGCGATAGGAGAGTGTTTTGGTGCATTTTTTGGGTCTGGAAAGTTATACATCATTTTTTAAATTTAAAAAGTTCTTTGAAGTCGAAAAATACTGTTATACCGCCGTTTATGCAAGGCATAAGTTCGCATTCTGGATAATAAAACGTTATACCGAGCGGACTTATACTGAAATTTTCGTTAAATGTTATGTTGTTAAAATCAAAAAATTCATCTTTTGCTTCTGAGTCGTTTTGTACTGCGGCATCTGCTTTAAATTTGCTTAGAATTTTGCTTTTTAGTAAATTTATAGCTTCGCTTGAGTTTAAATCATAAACGCTTTTTATATCAAAATCACTCAGATCTTTGTTTAAAATAACTCTATTTTTAGTCTGAAAAGTAGGATGAACTCCGTTAAAATTTGATATAAAAGTTTGATAGTTTGTCACATTTTCGTCTATATAATTTATATAGCTTATAGACAAATAGTTTGAGTAAGGCTCATAAACCATAGTTTGGTTTTCATCAAATTCGCTTTTTATGAAGCATGTATTTTCATCATAGTAACTCAATACTTTGATCTTTTGTTTCTTGATGATCGGTAGGATTATCTTTTTAACTAGCATTTTTATCGTTACGTTTTCATCATTATACGAAACCTTTGCTATAGGAGAAAATACGATTTGGCTTTGTTCTTTTTTGCCTTCATATCTTTTATCTCCTACATAAAATATGAAATTATTTAGATCTATAGTCTCATCGCTATTTTCGTCGCCGCAATTTTTTATGATATTGTTATCT
The sequence above is a segment of the Campylobacter hyointestinalis subsp. lawsonii genome. Coding sequences within it:
- the hemH gene encoding ferrochelatase, with the translated sequence MKKAVILLNMGGADDLSQVEIFLKNMFNDPYILTIKNSKIRSILAWFITKMRLKSATSNYVMLGGKSPIGDITRSLVGKLNQKIKGGEIKFDYAMNYTPPFANDTLKKYINFDEIVLFPLYPQHSSTTITSSLDVAKKAISDLGIKANIKIVDYFYKDENYNDIIVNNIKNKILNLDTKDIDLIFSSHSLPKKIIDSGDLYEKHTKEHVQILADMLNKVGIKFKSISLAYQSRLGPVEWLGPNLNEVLPKLDSKKALIYPISFCIDNSETDFELSIEYRHVADKNRFEYYEVVKAPNDSDEFVNFIAKKVSLI
- the alaS gene encoding alanine--tRNA ligase, with the translated sequence MDIRKEYLDFFKSKGHEIIPSAPLVPDDATLLFTNAGMVPFKSIFTGDVPRPTPPIRTSCQTCIRAGGKHNDLDNVGYTARHHTFFEMLGNFSFGEYFKKEAIAYAWEFVTEILKLPKDRLYVTVHENDEEAYEIWQKHIEKDRIYKFGDKDNFWAMGDTGPCGPCSEIFYDQGSEHFNSDEDCMGGDGDRFLEIWNLVFMQFERSSDGSMTPLPKPSIDTGMGLERVTAIKEGKFSNYDSSLFMPLINEVARISNLKYEYESGASFRVISDHIRSTTFLLAQGVNFDKEGRGYVLRRILRRAVRHGYLLGIKEPFMYRLVDKVVELMGEHYEYLKEKKEYVKELIKLEEERFLATISAGLDLFNEELAKTTSKVFSGEVAFKLYDTYGFPLDLTADMLREKGLSVDETKFNKLMSEQKARAKASWKGSGDTAKESGDFKALLEKFGENKFIGYENLKSSSKVLALLNSEFKMVDELKNGEIGYVMLDSTPFYAQSGGQCGDTGLLGGNQVLDTKKYFGLNLSTIEAKNSIKIGDILPCEVSLNRLEIRRHHSATHLLHAALRSILGPHIAQAGSSVEANKLRFDFTHPKPLSKDELEKIENFVNEAILKGAKAKTEIMDIEEAKKSGAIALFGEKYADKVRVLTLGPSKELCGGTHVENLNEIGSFFIVRESGVSAGVRRIEAVCSKAALELSKEFRKEINDIKDSLKGADPLLAIKKLKDEIKTLQNDLKNASNTKDLDIKDINGTKVVVSKFDGDIKSKIDELKNKFDKVVVFLASKKDGKVSLGAGSKNCNIKAGELVKAIAPIVGGGGGGRDDFATAGGKDESKIDEALNAATKFISENL
- a CDS encoding RsiV family protein produces the protein MKILAILFVCFGLIYAQSFSGEFIYAANKSYKVYIHDFKDNNIIKNCGDENSDETIDLNNFIFYVGDKRYEGKKEQSQIVFSPIAKVSYNDENVTIKMLVKKIILPIIKKQKIKVLSYYDENTCFIKSEFDENQTMVYEPYSNYLSISYINYIDENVTNYQTFISNFNGVHPTFQTKNRVILNKDLSDFDIKSVYDLNSSEAINLLKSKILSKFKADAAVQNDSEAKDEFFDFNNITFNENFSISPLGITFYYPECELMPCINGGITVFFDFKELFKFKK
- the aat gene encoding leucyl/phenylalanyl-tRNA--protein transferase, with translation MMYNFPDPKNAPKHSPIAYGGDLSSQALLEAYKKGIFPWFMDGQEILWWSPDPRAVLYPKDVRVQKSIKPFFKRYKVKFDSDFTGLINLCKNARNEPTWISDKIIAAYTNLHNLGFAHSVEVYENDELVGGLYGLILGKIFCGESMISIKANASKVALIALCKALDKFDFIIDAQVMNPHLKFMGALNLNRDEFLNILDMKKDKFCGFYKFSELVS
- a CDS encoding peptidoglycan D,D-transpeptidase FtsI family protein: MNEHHSQGKVYVLFGFIIFGITLFLIVIFYRALFDRHLPKLQSSDFDSALRGSIITQDGFNIASSQKLYKAMLDTRNIDPNKKELFIKLYTLYSGDDPKKIRKILNKKGTVTLSYEIDAKGAAYLKELSRKLYRKKVFIPYEDPKTGIVTTQGMSIVESGEKRIYMAEDTFTPSIGYIKKVEKDGITKVEGVKGIEKVYENLLSSTQDALIKGPRDLANTIILSGDADLSKRIDGYNVVLNISLKLQKIIEKMINERANDLLAKEVIVGIMDSKTGKILSLASTERYNPSNITRNDYEALNSSSSEYAYEVGSVMKPFIFSLLLKENKVNPLEIINTYEGKYKLGQRIITDSHKNAFLSAEDIIVESSNIGMIQIVERLSAVDLYNGLLDFGFSKKTGIDLSYEQVGLLPSITELRNKTYRATLSYGYGLQATFMQLLNAYNTINNNGVMITPRIASHLEKYAKAYKIEEQEIKTVLPIEVAKTMKRILIKVVESDKGTARKARIDGLSIGGKTGTAHIATVGGYSDKRYNASFFGFVNDSKGNSYTIGVLVREPMKPYPYYFASWSALPIFKNTVELMIENGYLFPTPTIKKSQKEDEPDTRIILD
- the flgB gene encoding flagellar basal body rod protein FlgB, which produces MFAGFQTSKSRPLVAAALEGRVLRQQIISSNIANIDTPYYKSKDVDFESALIAKKNEIYGKNGDYGVFKMATTDPRHFGNIDFPASNLPTIYLRDGHTARNDANTVDLDVETTELSKNAIMVQAIDYASKKQGEIFKSVIDSSSKI
- the fliE gene encoding flagellar hook-basal body complex protein FliE yields the protein MNISEISNLNEQSQAKKTEQNGSKSGFSDMLNKALSDLNDTQVKADKAVAELATGEVKDLHQAAIAIGKAETSMKLMLEIRNKAISAYKEISRTQL
- the flgC gene encoding flagellar basal body rod protein FlgC — translated: MAYLSDFDISGYGLSAQRFRMNVISSNIANANTTRTAEGGPYRRREVIFKAIDFDKQLNSTINSKNDFLKNENPLDDPDAPDFPKPALMSVIVDKVVRDDKDFKLKFDPNHPDADAKGYIMLPNINPVIEMADLIEATRAYQANVSAFQSAKTIANSAIDMLK